One stretch of Clostridia bacterium DNA includes these proteins:
- a CDS encoding thioesterase family protein translates to MPLAAGLRGEATENVTPENTAVAYGSGGVEVYATPAVVALVERAAVTAVEPHLEADKTTVGTRIDVRHLAATPVGFQVRAMAELVQVEGRHLVFHVEVYDEVEKVAEGTHERFLVDREKFLRKALTKG, encoded by the coding sequence ATGCCCTTGGCCGCGGGTCTGAGAGGTGAAGCCACCGAAAACGTCACCCCGGAGAACACGGCGGTCGCCTACGGCAGCGGCGGCGTAGAGGTGTATGCCACCCCGGCGGTGGTGGCGCTGGTGGAGAGGGCGGCGGTGACCGCCGTGGAGCCCCACCTCGAAGCCGACAAGACCACCGTGGGTACCAGGATAGACGTGAGGCACCTGGCCGCCACGCCGGTGGGGTTTCAGGTGAGAGCGATGGCCGAGCTGGTCCAGGTAGAAGGACGGCACCTGGTTTTTCACGTGGAAGTATACGACGAGGTAGAAAAGGTGGCGGAAGGGACGCACGAGCGTTTCCTGGTCGACCGGGAGAAGTTCC